A window of Ignavibacterium sp. contains these coding sequences:
- a CDS encoding UbiA family prenyltransferase yields the protein MITNILIVNNYRDIEEDKEAGKNTLAVILGREFSRYEYIFFLLLSFFVPFILYFEFNFDETIFLPYLTLPLAILLVKMIFNYQGQQLNKTLEVSAKYSALYGLLFSAGMII from the coding sequence TTGATAACTAACATTTTAATCGTAAATAATTACCGTGATATTGAAGAAGATAAAGAAGCTGGTAAAAACACTCTTGCAGTAATACTTGGAAGAGAATTTTCCAGATATGAATACATTTTCTTTTTATTGTTATCTTTTTTTGTACCGTTCATCCTGTATTTTGAATTTAATTTTGACGAAACAATTTTCTTACCTTATCTGACTCTTCCTTTAGCAATACTTTTAGTTAAAATGATTTTTAATTATCAAGGTCAGCAACTGAATAAAACTCTGGAAGTAAGTGCAAAATATTCTGCGCTTTATGGTTTATTATTTTCCGCAGGAATGATTATTTAA
- a CDS encoding AMP-binding protein, which produces MKDFFYKYANRDDLIAIRTSTNNITYKELFNSTEVLSAKLSAIDDLTNRFVPILSSNNSEFIRITLALWNKGFVPVPINTRWTEIEIESVLTRHKFDLVFYENIFFDKIKNIKVKKFSFDELSSLPGKEIKSTSNDEALVIFTSGSTGEPKGVVHSFNSLANSTINGAEILNQNISDRWLASLPFYHIGGFQIICRALASGCEIIIPDNLETESLKKAIQQFNPTHISLVSTQLQRLIECDTKLDKSLKLTLVGGGFSEDELIINSDKIGWRPIRVYGSSETASFITAASAEEIRKNPGTVGKPVNNTKIKLSDEDEILISTSSLFSHYLNNPEETKSKLKNGFYHSGDLGKISGEYLFLEARRNDLIVSGGENVNPYEVEKALMEIQGIKEACVFPIEDNEWGQLVACAIVADKEISDEDIKKELKSKLAAFKIPKKFYFVNQLPKISLGKIERERIRVMFRTEK; this is translated from the coding sequence ATGAAAGATTTTTTCTACAAATATGCAAACCGTGATGACTTAATCGCTATAAGAACTTCCACGAATAATATTACTTACAAAGAATTATTTAATTCGACAGAAGTACTTTCAGCAAAACTTTCTGCCATAGATGATTTAACAAACCGGTTTGTTCCGATTCTATCTTCAAATAATTCAGAATTTATTAGAATAACTTTAGCGCTTTGGAATAAAGGTTTCGTACCTGTTCCAATCAATACAAGATGGACTGAAATAGAAATTGAAAGTGTACTGACCAGACATAAATTCGATTTGGTTTTTTATGAGAATATTTTTTTTGATAAGATAAAAAACATCAAAGTAAAAAAATTCTCTTTTGACGAACTATCATCATTACCTGGCAAAGAAATAAAATCAACAAGTAATGATGAAGCTTTAGTTATTTTTACATCAGGCAGTACAGGTGAACCAAAAGGTGTTGTACATTCTTTTAACTCGCTTGCAAACAGTACTATCAACGGAGCAGAAATTCTTAATCAAAATATTTCTGACAGATGGCTGGCTTCACTTCCCTTTTATCATATTGGTGGCTTTCAAATTATTTGCCGAGCATTAGCTTCCGGTTGTGAAATTATAATTCCAGATAATCTTGAAACTGAATCATTAAAAAAAGCAATCCAACAATTTAATCCGACACATATTTCATTAGTTTCAACTCAATTACAGAGATTGATTGAATGTGATACAAAATTAGATAAATCCTTAAAGTTAACTTTGGTTGGTGGTGGTTTTTCGGAAGATGAACTGATAATCAATTCAGATAAAATCGGATGGAGACCAATCAGAGTTTATGGATCTTCGGAAACTGCTTCATTTATCACAGCAGCATCAGCAGAGGAGATAAGAAAAAATCCAGGAACAGTTGGCAAACCAGTTAATAATACTAAAATAAAATTATCTGACGAAGATGAAATTTTAATTTCTACTAGCAGTTTATTCAGTCATTATCTGAACAATCCGGAAGAAACAAAATCAAAATTGAAAAACGGATTTTATCACTCGGGTGATTTAGGAAAAATCAGCGGTGAATATTTATTCTTAGAAGCAAGAAGAAACGATTTAATAGTTAGCGGCGGAGAAAATGTTAATCCTTACGAAGTAGAAAAAGCTTTGATGGAAATTCAAGGTATTAAAGAAGCTTGTGTTTTTCCGATTGAAGATAACGAATGGGGTCAATTGGTTGCTTGTGCAATAGTGGCGGATAAAGAAATTAGCGATGAAGATATAAAGAAAGAATTGAAGAGTAAACTTGCGGCATTCAAGATTCCTAAAAAATTTTATTTTGTAAACCAACTTCCCAAAATATCTTTGGGAAAAATTGAAAGAGAAAGAATTCGTGTAATGTTCAGAACTGAAAAATAA
- the menB gene encoding 1,4-dihydroxy-2-naphthoyl-CoA synthase has protein sequence MKYNWKKVKEYQDIIYEKLEGEGIARVTINRPEVRNAFRPETVKEMIDAFNDAREDQSIGVILLTGAGPAKDGKYAFCSGGDQRIRGDKGYIGSDDKVPRLNVLDLQKIIRSIPKVVIAVVAGYAIGGGHVLHVVCDLTIAADNAIFGQTGPKVGSFDGGFGSSYLARIVGQKKAREIWYLCRQYNAQQALEMGLVNTVVPIDKLEDESVQWAREIMQHSPMAIRVLKSAFNAELDGQAGIQELAGNATLLYYMSEEAQEGKNAYLQKRKPDFKKFPKLP, from the coding sequence ATGAAATACAACTGGAAAAAAGTTAAAGAATACCAGGACATTATCTACGAAAAACTTGAAGGCGAAGGTATTGCAAGAGTAACAATAAACAGACCTGAAGTTAGAAATGCATTCAGACCAGAAACAGTTAAAGAAATGATTGATGCATTTAACGATGCAAGAGAAGATCAGAGTATTGGCGTAATTTTACTTACAGGTGCTGGTCCGGCAAAGGACGGCAAATATGCTTTTTGCTCAGGTGGTGATCAGAGAATTCGTGGTGATAAAGGTTATATCGGAAGTGACGATAAAGTACCAAGATTAAATGTTCTTGATTTACAAAAAATTATCAGAAGCATTCCAAAAGTTGTAATAGCTGTTGTTGCAGGATATGCGATCGGTGGTGGACATGTTTTACATGTTGTTTGTGATTTAACAATCGCTGCGGATAATGCAATCTTTGGACAGACTGGTCCAAAAGTCGGAAGCTTTGACGGAGGATTCGGTTCAAGTTATCTTGCAAGAATTGTCGGGCAAAAGAAAGCACGTGAAATCTGGTATTTGTGTCGTCAGTATAATGCACAACAGGCATTAGAGATGGGTTTAGTAAACACAGTAGTTCCGATTGACAAACTTGAAGATGAATCTGTTCAGTGGGCAAGAGAAATAATGCAACACAGTCCGATGGCAATAAGAGTTCTTAAATCTGCATTTAATGCCGAGCTTGATGGACAAGCCGGAATTCAGGAGCTTGCAGGTAATGCAACGCTGCTTTATTATATGAGCGAAGAGGCTCAGGAAGGAAAGAATGCTTATTTGCAAAAGCGCAAACCTGACTTCAAGAAATTTCCAAAACTTCCTTAA
- the menA gene encoding 1,4-dihydroxy-2-naphthoate octaprenyltransferase, whose protein sequence is MKAESKLQYWILASRPKTLPAAVVPVMVGSALSINQGKFYPLYSIVALVCSLLIQIGTNFTNDLYDHLKGADTEKRKGPLRVLSAGLISIKEMRNAIILVFGLTFILGLYLVYVTDWKILAIGIFSIIAGLAYTAGPYPLAYHGLGDLFVFLFFGIIGTMGTYYLHHLEFTTSFFSGFTSCRCIDN, encoded by the coding sequence ATGAAAGCTGAAAGTAAACTTCAATACTGGATTTTAGCAAGCAGACCGAAAACACTTCCAGCAGCGGTTGTTCCTGTAATGGTCGGCTCTGCTCTTTCAATCAATCAAGGGAAATTTTATCCGCTCTATTCTATTGTTGCTCTTGTTTGTTCCCTACTCATTCAGATTGGAACTAATTTCACTAATGATTTATACGATCATCTGAAAGGTGCTGATACTGAAAAACGAAAAGGTCCTTTAAGAGTTTTATCAGCAGGACTAATTTCAATTAAAGAAATGAGAAATGCCATCATTCTGGTTTTCGGATTGACTTTCATTCTTGGTCTTTATCTGGTTTATGTTACTGACTGGAAAATTCTTGCAATAGGAATTTTTTCAATCATCGCGGGACTTGCATACACTGCTGGTCCATATCCGCTTGCATATCACGGACTTGGTGATTTATTTGTTTTTCTTTTCTTCGGAATCATCGGAACGATGGGAACTTACTATCTTCATCATCTTGAGTTCACGACTAGTTTCTTTTCTGGTTTCACTTCCTGTCGGTGCATTGATAACTAA
- the menH gene encoding 2-succinyl-6-hydroxy-2,4-cyclohexadiene-1-carboxylate synthase: MELFFKDIKLNVEIPKEFDASKDTVIFIHGFTGSADEWFPVIEQLPDTFNYAAIDLIGHGKSDKPVNPDYYTTEAIIEQIKFIKDKLTLSNPAILIGYSMGGRAALSFATAYPKEIKGLILESSSAGIKNDAERKKRYEDDLKLVQFIHDHTMEEFIELWYDQEMFNTQRRFSNDKIKKLHRKKYDNSKIGMMNILKGFSTGIMPPLHDKLKTIPVKVVLISGELDSKYTFINSKIVRGFHKAKHKVVKNSGHNTHLEEPKRFIEIVTNYLNQLLPAQVQK, from the coding sequence ATGGAATTATTTTTCAAAGACATTAAACTGAATGTAGAAATACCAAAAGAATTTGATGCATCAAAAGACACTGTAATTTTTATTCACGGTTTTACAGGCAGCGCCGATGAATGGTTTCCTGTTATTGAGCAATTGCCTGATACTTTCAACTATGCTGCAATTGATTTGATTGGTCACGGTAAGAGTGATAAACCAGTTAATCCTGATTACTACACAACTGAAGCTATTATTGAGCAGATAAAATTTATAAAAGATAAACTAACCTTAAGCAATCCGGCAATTTTGATTGGCTACTCGATGGGTGGTCGTGCTGCATTGTCATTTGCCACAGCTTATCCAAAAGAAATTAAAGGTTTGATTCTTGAAAGTTCTTCTGCTGGAATAAAGAATGATGCTGAAAGAAAGAAAAGATATGAAGATGATTTGAAGTTAGTTCAGTTCATTCACGATCATACTATGGAGGAATTTATTGAACTCTGGTATGATCAGGAAATGTTTAACACACAGCGAAGGTTTTCAAACGATAAAATTAAAAAGCTTCACCGGAAAAAATATGATAACAGCAAAATCGGAATGATGAATATTCTCAAGGGATTTTCAACGGGAATAATGCCACCACTTCACGACAAACTGAAAACCATTCCGGTTAAAGTTGTTTTAATCAGCGGAGAGCTTGATAGCAAATACACTTTTATAAATTCAAAAATTGTGCGTGGTTTTCACAAAGCAAAACATAAAGTTGTAAAGAACTCGGGACACAATACTCACTTAGAAGAACCAAAAAGATTTATTGAAATTGTTACAAATTATCTTAATCAATTATTACCAGCACAAGTACAGAAATAG